The genomic region CTCTACGTCTTGCCTACACAAGGAGTCACTTGGGCTCCCTCTTCCCTTTTACAGCAGAGGACCTTGGGAACTTGCCATCCTGGGGGGCTGTTTATTTCCTCTTCCTTCAGCTAACTCCTGGTTCCCTTGAGGGACAACAGGGTGAGTCATGGGCGCCGTGACTCCATCCTTGGCCCTGCATGTCCTGGAAGCCGAACTTGCCCTGCCCTCATGGTGCTGTCATTAGAGTGCGTCGCCGAAGAAGCAAGTCCTCAGTCGTGATCAGGGGGCCTCAGGCCACCTTAGCATTCTGCTCCAGGGAGGACAGCAAGGATGGCAGTAAGGCCCACTCTCACTCCATCTTTGGGGGGTCTGGGATGCTCTCGGAGAGTGGGGTAAAGCCCAACAGGAGGATGTGTCTCTCGTAGGCCTTGGTCTGCCTAAACACAGTGTCTGTCCCATGGAGGTGGTCCAGCACGCCCAGCACCCCGTAGCACTGGTTGAACCTGCAGGAGAGAGGAGGGTTCTGGAGGCCTTTGTGCGGGTCTCCAATTCATGTGTGCCAGCCTCACTCATTCCTaagccctctcccacccccacctatCCCCACCACACTGACCACCTGCATCGGAataacggggtgggggggagatgtTGCACACAGTTCTGCATATATACATTGTTCTGACAGTGCCCATAGCTGATACTAGATACGCAAAGCACCCAGGACCTTAATAAAGGTGAACACCCCACTGGCAGGAAGATCCAGtgtcagaaagaaggaaaagagcaaAGTGGTCTGGGATCCAGTATGGTCATTGCTTTGCCCACCTTCGGACTTCTCCCTGCACGAGCACCCACACTTAAGCTGAGACACCAGTGTCTGCTAGCAGAAGTCCAGGTGGgggtcactggccagggccccacaatGGGAAGGGGGGCCTTACTTGAGATGGTGATAGTCATGGAACTCCGGTGAAGGCAGGAAGGGTAGGTGGTAGCCACAGTGGGAGATGGTAGTGACGATGAGGGCCAAGGAAGACCACATGATAATGGAGGACAAGTGGGAGCCCATTACTATGGGACCCACCATCGCTGGCAGCATATTGGAGACCTGAAAAGGGAGGGCTTTTGGAAGATGGGCTCCGAGGAGATGGAGGGGACCCAGCTGGGTGTCCCCTTTGCCCCAGGGTGGTAACAGGAGGAAGGACTTCCTTGACTCAGGTCTGATGAAGCTGATCATTTCAGGACCTCGATTTGCTGGAATCGTTCAACTTTGTAACTTGGGACAAGTTATTAATGgtttgagcctcagcttcctcattggTAAAAGGATTAAAAGCGTTcttgggaagattaaatgagataacttaTGTTGGACATCTAGCGTAGCCTGGCATATGCTAAGTCAACAATAAGTGGTAGCTGTTTAACGGGAAGAAGGAAGGGTCAGTGTGGTCTGATTCTCTGCAGGAGACGTTAGGGGGGGTGCCCTTTGCCTCTGGGGAGAGCAGGGCTCCACTCACCACGTGCTCGATGGGGTGGGCATAGAGAGAGATCACGCCAATGGGAGCTGTCCACTCATGGTGTTTCTTGTGGATTTTCTTGTAGAGTGACGGGTGGTGAAGAAGCCTGGAAAATGGTTACTAGTGAATGACCTGccagtctccctcccttccccagcagACCACAAGAAACCAAAGGTAGGAATCGGGGTTACATCTATGGAACAAGGTTGGAAACACGGAGACCTGCCTTTGAGGTCTAGCCCCATCTCTTATGCTGTATGATTTAGGGGTGGGTTGctttgcttctctcctcctcagcTGTAttagctgtaaaatggggctgataCCCAGGGAGGACGCACTGAAGAAATGGCTGGGAGAAGCCCTGCAGCACAAGGGAACTGAGAAGGCTTGTTCTTTCCTGGCCTCTCAGTTGTCTCAAGTGTCAGCTGTGGGACAGAGTCGTCTCCCTGTTAACCATCCCGTGGGAGGCTGTCAGGGCCGGATGGTGTCGGCCTACCACCCCGAGGCCTCAGTGTCCTCGTGCGCCGCGGGAGCGGGGAGCCAGCTGCTCTGGGCTGTGGCCCCGCTCACCGGTGTGAGTAGTAGAACATGACCTCCTCGATCAGCGTGAAGACCGCCAGCTCCAGCAGGAACCAGTGGAAGGTGGGCAGCTCTCGGCGGCAGGGGTCCCTCCACAACTTGAGGAGGGGGTAGAATAGGACCATCATGGGGAAGGAGATCAGGAACTGGTTGAACAGAACGGTGCGGATAGAGCGGCGTAGCTTCACAGGATCCACCTGcccgagggaaggagggagatggaTGAGAGTGTGAGAAGTAGGTCTTGTCCTTCCAGAAACGAGGCTCCACTGTGACCTGCTCACAGGAAGCCCTCATTCCGAGGTGGATGCTAAGAGTGATGTCTGGCCATAGCCAGCAGCCCCTGACTGCTGCCCAGCCCTGCAGTGGAACCATCTGGTAATGCCCCTGCCTTGGGGAACTCCTCTCCCGGCAGCCTTCAGTCTCTGCCTGATCCTGCCTTGTCCCTGGTTCTGCAACTAGCACCACTGTCCTTTGCATTTTTGCAGCCAAGCCCTTGGGGAGCCTCCAGGATGCTTGGAGAAGGCTG from Saccopteryx leptura isolate mSacLep1 chromosome 6, mSacLep1_pri_phased_curated, whole genome shotgun sequence harbors:
- the FAXDC2 gene encoding fatty acid hydroxylase domain-containing protein 2 encodes the protein MKGEAGSRLQDEKPKQEGHVWGSMRRTAFILGSGLLLLVAFWNSVTWHLQRFWGASGHFWQAQWERLLFTFEGREWILFVLGVTYLPALFFWGFNGLLLVVDTTGKPNFISRYRIQVGKNEPVDPVKLRRSIRTVLFNQFLISFPMMVLFYPLLKLWRDPCRRELPTFHWFLLELAVFTLIEEVMFYYSHRLLHHPSLYKKIHKKHHEWTAPIGVISLYAHPIEHVVSNMLPAMVGPIVMGSHLSSIIMWSSLALIVTTISHCGYHLPFLPSPEFHDYHHLKFNQCYGVLGVLDHLHGTDTVFRQTKAYERHILLLGFTPLSESIPDPPKME